GTGCGTTACCTTGTCTTTGGCGGACTTCGTGCTAGTGGTGGACGGTTCGATCGAGACGCTCGACACGGTCGGTACATTTATGAGCCGATTGTCGAACGGGACGCCCGTCAGCTCGAAGATCTAAACCGTGGTGCACCATGAtgggtgtgcgtgtttgtgtgtcgcgatgaacaaaacaaaagaaaaaaaacaatgaaatggaagaagaagagaaaaaagaaacagaacaaTGCCAACGACAGTGATTACAACAGGCCAGTGTGCCAGAGCGGTTGATTAGCTAATTAGAGAGCCCAGCGATAAAACATGTTACAATCTCCCACTTCCCGGGAAATATCGGTTAATCGTAAAGTTCCACACTTTATGTGCCACCCCCTGCGGGCACTGCATTTGATCCGCTTTGCTATCCAACAGTACGGTGCTCCTTCACACGGAAACACCGAGCTCAATAGCAGCAATGGGTAGTGATTGAATTAAAACGACATCGAGCGCTTTCCGTTtgcatttattaaaatatgcaTCCAACGTCCTCTTTGCACTTctagttaattaattaaccGTCCCTGTAGAAAGGGTCAGAACGCAATTACAACGCAAAACGGGAAAAATtggaaccaaacaaacaaaaaagcacatacACTAAGAggacgaaaatgaaaaataaataccacAAAACTAAATGCGAACCACCCCCAATAAAGGTAGTTCGATAACCATATCAGATACAcaaggggtggaaaaaagaaaaggaaagcaacgaaaaataGTTACACATCGAACgtgaacggaacggaacggcggatgattaaataatgaatagtaattaaattatgcaaatgaaaCCACATGGTTCGTTCGAGCTGGTTGCGCTGttcaacgcacacacacacagagctgCACAGCTTTTTCCCGTCGTCGTTCTTTGGTTCTATTTCACgtccttattttttttctttgctgtggTTTGATCAGCAGCTGGATAGCATCCTTTGATTTTTACCCCGATGAGCAGGTTTTTTTACCCTTAATGCTCtttatgtgtgtgtctctTTTTTCGCGAAAGGAggttggaaaaattttcatcggAAAATTACTTTCCCGACCACCCTTCCGTTTACGCGACaagataaaagcaaaacagacaAACGAGAAAAGGGATGAAGGAAAAACTgtccctcccctccccctttTTCTTCCCACACTCCCACAATTCCCACTCCCACCCTTCCTCCCCCCAATCACTTTGGTGTCACTTACCCGATCCGCGCACACGAAGCAGGTGGAAACAACCTTTGATATCACATTCATGAGATTCTTCGTCTCCTGTATGACGTGGTCGACTTTGACGAAGGTGGCCGCCTTACCGACGGTCGGGTCCTTTACCGTGAACTGTAGCGTCTGCACGTACGTCGGCACCTTATCGAGATGCTCGAGCAGTTCCTTCTTCGGCGGTCCGGCCGGTACCTGGTAGGAGAACTGGCGCACCACCTTGTACAGACGGTTCGCCTCCTCGGCAAAGTATTCTGCCTGCGTGAACAGATCTTGCGTCGTACGGAGCGTACCTTCGCCCTTGGTGAACTGGTACATGGAGAACGCCATCGCGGACATGTTCTTTGCCCTGGTGATGGGTGAAATAGTAAACGAATGAGAACGATATCAATGATAGAGGGTGGATTAGGTACAAAGGGTTAATAAGATCTTGGAACGTGTGTTAGGTCGAATATTGGATgtactttttttaactttaacttAACAAATTGAACCACAGACAATCAAATCTTCCAAAGTAAACGAACATCGTGTACATTAATAAATGGACTGATTTAAGCTGTTTATCATCTTGTAATATCCCTCTCACCTAAAGGTACAACTAGCATCTATCGTCTACTGTAGCTATCCTATCCTACAGACACAATTTGATAGCGTTATCAGTTAATTTGTTAAAGCCACTACGAAAACAGTAATTTCAATCAAAGTATTGTTCGTACTGGCAGCTCCAAACTGTAGCCAAATCGTTTTAAATATTGAGGCACGTTGTATTCGTCGGATATAATGGATCTATCATTAGTGATATCTTGAAAGAGATCTCATTCTCATCCCTTCAGGAGTTCGAAGCAATCAgtgaaccaaaccaaaaatactaaaaaaagatGGACTTAGACGAAAGGCCACTTTGAAGCAGTTATTGAGCAACTTAAGAAaattggtacaaaaaaaaatctggctGTGTCAAGATAAAGGTTTTACCATAAAACTTTCAAATCATTCAATGTCCCAAAGATGCTATCAACAGATCCTTTTTGCACAACCGTAGCGCGTACCATTTACTCCAGTAATTTCAACGATTTAAGGAATATTTGCTCAATTAAGTAAACTTTTTAAACCTCATCGCCATTCGACATCAGTCCATTATTATTAATGCATACGGTTCGTTGAACCGTTCCTACCTTTTCACGATGTCATTATTTTCCTCGGATGCGCCATTCCACTTGTCAGTCTCGGCGTCCATCTCGTTCGTAACCATCTTCATCTCCAGTCCGGTTTTGGCAATTTTCTCCTGCTCTTCCGAATCCAGCCGTGTCGGTTTTAACGGTTTCGACGTCGTACCGTGTTTCTGTAATTAGAACGGTTTGGAATTTCATTAGAGGAAGAATACGCGAGCTACACGAGCAACGGTGGAATGCGGTTCGCTTACACCCGGCCGCGGAAGACTTAGGTATTCGGTGGTTTTGTCCGCCTTCGTTGACGTTTGCGCCAAATCGATCACCTCCTTGGTGATCGTGGTGACGTCCGTCGACAGCCACTGCCACATGTCGACGAACACTTCCAAGTTCTCCTTGGCGATCTTGCTCTGTGGGTGCGAGGTCAGGGCCCGGGCGGCCGTTATCACCTGTGGTCCGTAGATTCTAACATTAATTTCGGTAAACTTGGCTTGTACTTGAAGTGTTTCGGTTAAAGCTATCTGGCGCAGCAGTTTGCACACCTGCGTATATCGAGAGGACAAAAAGAAGTTCGATTAGCATCACCAAACTAGGAGTTCCTTTTGCCATCGCACCCTACCTCCAGCACGTGATCGATATGCTCATGGAACCGGTCGGCGCACTCCTGCAGCCGGTCGAGTTCCTGGTTTAAGGCAATGTTCCTGAGCGAGTTGGCAATGTCGATGCCGGATTTGATGATGTGCGACAGCTCCGCCGATTGGTCCTGCGCCGTCAGTGTGAGCTGGGTCGTAAGGTCCTGGGCCGCCGCCAGCACACTCTCGATGGCACCATCGATGTCGAAGGACGAGTTCGGGTACTGCTCCATACTGACCGCGATTCGCATCAGCTGGTTCAGCTCCAGCTTTGCCCGGTCGCACAGCAGCAGTATGTTCTCGCGATGTTCGTGGCTCGTGTAGGCCGAATCGGTAAAGTCTTGCGTCTTCTCACACACCTTGTCCAGGGCGGCGAGCAGCTGCTCACGCGTATCCGTCGAGAATATCGAAATTCCTAGCTGCGGATGACAAACAAATGGCAAATTGTGGCAGGGAAGATTGTAATCTATCACTATCTTCGCACGACCATCTTGTGTGCCGCATACTTACATCCGCCTTATTGTCATATTTGGGAAATTCGCGCTCCCTAGTACTATACTCTCTGGAATGGCCAATGGAATTTCTATCACGGTCACGGTCCCGCTCACGCTCCCGTTCCCGCTCCCGGTCCCGCTCGCTGTTCCGCCGCATTAGGTCCCGCTCGCGCCGATGCTCGGCAATGCCCGTCTCCTTGTCGCGCACCTGCGTCGGTGAGATGCACTCCTTCGATAGTAACGGTGGTCCCATCGTCGGCGTACGGTCCTTGACGCTCGGTGGAGCTACATTGCTAGCAACACCACCGGGCACACCGGGACCGGCATTGCGATCATAGCTCGGACGGGATATCTCTATCAGGCGGGAAAAGTGCCGCAGGCAAGTAAATGCCGTCGCACGCTCGGAATCCCACTCCGGTACCTGGCAAATGATGAACGGCAGAAAGGgaaatgcaatttattttcctttaacGTTTGGATTACATTACATTTGCTTCCTAATGCGATAAACTTCCATTTTCTATGTTCAGCCACAAGCTTTTGGGCTTTTGTGGACTATCGTgatacgacaaaaaaaacatcccaaacaaaatgatttattttgatgtatATTCTTCcataaagaaaagcaaatttgAATGCGGGAATTATATTCAAGAATTAACAAAAGTCACCTCAGAtgttcccccaaaaaaacctttatcTGTTGCTCAATTTATTACAGTAGCTCTACAGTTTTTGAATCTGTATTTAATTTTGACAAAATCTAAATCTCTCTTAATCTTCAGTACGGTAAATAACACATCAACAAAAGTAGGTATAAAATGTCTCACAAAAAGGCACTTGATGCGTTGACAATTTCCTATCATGCCTGTTATCATCCGGCATCAAAGAAGCATCTCCGTACACACTTGAACAGACCGTTCGCACCACCGTTTTTCCCGAGGGCCACACACTAACCTGCCTTAATGCGTTCCGGTCCGATGCGGATTCCAGGATGCCGTCCTTCACAACGTAGTGTATCAAGTCCATCGCTCGTCGCATCTGGCAAAACACCGTATCACGGTTTTCCTTCGAGTGGGCACATTCTGGATGTCGTAGACATGTCTGCAAACGTTACGGACCGGTCGATATCAGTACGATGTCACTACCATTAGTAGACCACAGCCTCCAGTCTGGGGCCGGGTATAGAAGCGGGCAGGTTAGTTTCTGCCAGCTGAGCTTACCTTCGATGATGTGAGCAACATCATTGTCGAGCGTTCGAGAACTTGCCGGGCGGACGACATCTGGGCTCGTCTTCGTTCGTCCTTCAAGTCATTCTGTCGATTTCCTGGCGTGGGAAACAATGAATGAAAATCTATCAACCGTGTTGCATTGGTAcgaaaaatcaaccaacagGAATGACGCTTCTTTGAGGCTTCCGAAACGTAAGTTTATcgggacaaaataaaaaaaaaagcttatcaCATTGTTGGTTGCACTGGAGCACAATTTCTATGCGCAAGAAGAACGTCCTTCAGTCAAAGTTTCCCTCACCGGGGGGTGGTTTTTTCCCTACCTGACAAACACAACAgcgattaatttaattaatcccATTAAATCTTTCCCACATTCAATTTATGGTTTGCAATTATGAACAGGTTAAGAGCGATATAACCACTCGGTGGCGGGATGCTCACTTGGGGTTGGAAAAGGGTGGAACGGCAAGTGCAAATACCACATCCTTCATAACCTAACCAATCTTCAATCCCGACAGCCAACCCTTCACTTTTTCCACAACCATCGGCACGACACATAATGTCGTTGACCGCATACCGTGTCAAGTTATTACACCAGGAATCATAAATTCTCACACGTTTCTATGCCGAGGGGTTCGTGTGGTTACGGTTCGGTCCTAAACTCTTTGCCACTCCTCCCATCTCCTTGACCAGCACACACACCTTATACAGCGCgaggatttattttaatctaaaAGCTCTTCTAGCCCCACAAAAAGGGGACACATTTTCCAGCACCGGACCCATTGCCAGACAGGGTAAAGGTTGAGTGACAGTTATGAGAACCAACGACGAGATTAGAGCTCGAAGGGATAAGCCGATTAAACTTCTTCCTTCATCTTTTCAAAGGGAGCTTTCTCTCACGCTCCCTCGCTCTCTATGTCTATCACCTCGCAGCAATTTATTGGAAGGAAAGCACACGAAAGGATGTCAGCGCTTTTATTACCAGGAAAATTGTTGctactttcttttttccccttttatcAATGCAtttaaaagttttacattttgaattatgtaatttaaatgcaaatttatgAGGTTTTAAAAGCTCTTTGTATGTTCCCGGGTTTGGTGCGTAATTGTGTTGCGGTTGTACAAAGTTATCTCTGTATTAAGTATCCTAGCTGTTTTATGAGATAAAAACCAGCTGTAAAATTAAATCGCTCATATTAATGGTCATCCTTGATATATTGCTGACTCCTTGCCCAAAGTCACATCTGCTTCCAATTAGATATAATAAAAAACCCCTCTCCGCACTGTTTCCGCTATTGAATCCAATCATTTAAAAACGATCTCACAAACGTATCGCTCTTCCACAAGGGAAGATCTCACCCCATTCCCACAACGAAACCATTTATCAGCATGAATCCGAACTTTATGCTAGCATTCCCATATGATGCTTTCTCCGGTTCCTGGTATCTCGTACGTAAATTGGACGGATAAGGCTGCTGCTAACAAAACGGGTTTTGATGGGTTCGTGTTTTTATGCCACGCAGTTAGTCATCCCTTAATGCCGAAGCATTTCTTTATTATAATTCTGGCTCAATGTGGTGTGGTGTGGCTTTATCGTGCTGCCCTTGgcaagcgtgtgtgtgtgtaagaaaACGCTGAACGTCTTGCCCGGAAGGCCATCGTAAAAGACGTAGCAGCAGCCACGAACATAGACAAATGAAGTCATTTCTGTCCAAAGGTCTCCAAGGACAGATATATCAGGTGACGTAAGAAACCACCAACCCTTTCCGGTGAAGCACGACACAGCGAAGAACACATGTTCATGAAATTCGTGTATTTTAGAATCACTCGGTCCCAAGAAGCTCATAAAACATCGTTAAACATACGACAGTAAGGGAAATATATTGGATGACTTGTAAAGTAAATCATTCTTAGTGTTCTTACGATTTGAATTAGGTAAGTTGAATTGCTTCACACTCAACTAAAAGCAATCTAAAATTAGTCTCTTTTTACGactaaaacataaactttatacacacacgcaaaaaataCAGTTGATTGTTTGCGCattaaaggaaagaaaagctcATTTATAACTCCACTATTCTTTTCTCCGCTTGACTAACGAGGCAAAGAGTTATTGGTGCAATTTCCCTACGAACGCCATCAGAAACCATTACTCTACGGACCAAACTTCCGGATTAAGGACCGAAtaaaaagcaaccaaaaaaagaaaaacgaacaaaatgtGTCGAGCCAAAGTGTTCGGTTAGATGAACCCGGAACAAAAAGCGGAATGGCacgaaatggaagaaagcaCGTCCGAATCAAACAACGATTTACATTCTTCACCATTTACCGTGACCCCGGGGCTACAGCTGAAAAGCCGGAAACAGACGTTTCCGGTGCATTTCGATTCGGTTGCTCGCATTAGAAGGTTTTCCAACTCCCTCCAACCGTTGCAGTCGGTTCATCGTGCCAGCTGACGAGTCTAGTGAGccgtaaaattaaaacaattttcttataAATAGCCCATCGGTCAATTTCTTCCTCTACTTCCGTTCCAACTGAGCGTTGGATGTTAGCAGtagaaaatggaagcaaaaaaaggaaaaatacttCCTTAAAAATAAGTGAAGAAATATTTGAGCCTAACACGAGAAGCCCATTCGAGGTGCGCATTCTTGGTAGGAATGTATGGAACAGAGGAATCGGAACAGAGTGTAACAATTCCATGCCTCTTAAtggtatgtgttttttcggtttttttgggcGTTTGTTTTAGAACATTTTGgaacattattaaaaaaagcctGTTGTTTTGAACGTATCTCTTCCCAATAAACTCACCTGTAACATGCGCCAACTCGACCATCTCTGCACCGAACACCGAGAACGCCTTCACGAATTCTGTAAAATTGGCCACTGATTCTAATCTACCTAAAGTTCTAGCTACCTGTTAGGGGGAGGAGAGAAACAAAAGATAGTAAACAAAACGCAGATTTTGCATCACAAAACCTATTTGGCGGATGTGCGTTACCCTGTCTTTGGCTAATAATAACTGCTTCACGACCACAATGTCCGCCAACAGCAGGACACGCGTCACCGAACTGAGCAGCGTCCGGGCGGCGCGTATCATCGGTCCTCTATCGTCGATCGGATTTGGCCTCGGCGAGTATCCGACCGTCGGATCTGTTGCCGCTATATCACATAAGCGCTCTATCGATGAGcctgcaaatgaaaaaaaaatggggaaaagaaGCAATCAGTTCGttagtaaaattatttacaacttCAATACATTACAACTGTATTGGAAGATGGCTTTCAGGAGATAAATTCAAGTATTCGCTATGCacaatttatttgcaatttcTGACTCCCTCCGTTCGCTTTCGACCAATGAAAATGCTTTCatcgtaaataaataaaacaaggcTTGTCTTTATGGCAAGCTTCGCCGAGACAACAGATTCATAAATTCCAAAGTACTTTCCAGTTATTGCTTGTCGGAAAGATTTTATTTCGCTCCTACTTCTACTCGGGACTGTGAGGTTGctgattttcttatttaaattcatgataaaatgcatttcattACTGTCTCGAACCAATAACACACAGtcaatttatttctctttgtttcttgatttattttttttttttgctctccgaATGTTTGAGTTAATCTGATTCGGTTGTGGTTGTTTACGCTCTTGTAGTTCTTTCATGGCGAAAATATATGAAGCTGAAGTTCATTATTATTTGCTGTCATAGAAGCATTCCAATCCGAATTAAAATGTTCATTTCAGGCCCACTTCAGGCCCACTCTTTAcatgttttccattctttcctTCACACTTTATGGTGCagccatttcctttttcatgaTGGTGCTTTAAAAAAGATGTAAAAATGTGTAAGTGCCTAGATTTGTTCTACTCACTAATCGTGGTTTTATGCACCAACCGTATGAGTACTCGTGACGGCAGTGACCCTACCCAACATGCCGGCGAAGGTACCGACGAAAATAACCATAATCATAACCTCGTCACTACAATGACCCATCCGATTCAGTTATCCATAATTCAATTGTCATTCTTGCATGCCTGTGCGCTGTCGTAAAGTGGAGTCACCGTGCCTGCCGGTCGGAGAAACTCGTCTAGCTGCTGGGCTCCTTTCACCGCAACAGTGTCCCCTTCAGCGCTGCAGCACCACTTGGAAATGACACTGTTGATAGCGGCACTGTAACGAACGGCTCGTAGCGTTACGGGCCATGTCGTAAACTTTACACCAAAATATAACTCTCGACGCTCGGGCACACTGTGTGGCCAACTGTACCGGGGGTCAAAGT
The DNA window shown above is from Anopheles funestus chromosome 3RL, idAnoFuneDA-416_04, whole genome shotgun sequence and carries:
- the LOC125770310 gene encoding alpha-catulin isoform X6 — translated: MNDKSYFERSASVSASDDIGRRIAAAAGGGSSGTTLDRAKASASSGGLGVASKIGESRRKSASFDVDRNRGPEPMASATTSGAAGGGSSRGGGTGASGSDTGIRRRSSSNSSVHRRSQSKISTLVQHRSEQQHHTSEQKMRAIGRVGQAVNLAVERFVTVGETIADDNPEIKQDMYDACKEARAAGSSIERLCDIAATDPTVGYSPRPNPIDDRGPMIRAARTLLSSVTRVLLLADIVVVKQLLLAKDRVARTLGRLESVANFTEFVKAFSVFGAEMVELAHVTGNRQNDLKDERRRAQMSSARQVLERSTMMLLTSSKTCLRHPECAHSKENRDTVFCQMRRAMDLIHYVVKDGILESASDRNALRQVPEWDSERATAFTCLRHFSRLIEISRPSYDRNAGPGVPGGVASNVAPPSVKDRTPTMGPPLLSKECISPTQVRDKETGIAEHRRERDLMRRNSERDRERERERERDRDRDRNSIGHSREYSTREREFPKYDNKADLGISIFSTDTREQLLAALDKVCEKTQDFTDSAYTSHEHRENILLLCDRAKLELNQLMRIAVSMEQYPNSSFDIDGAIESVLAAAQDLTTQLTLTAQDQSAELSHIIKSGIDIANSLRNIALNQELDRLQECADRFHEHIDHVLEVCKLLRQIALTETLQVQAKFTEINVRIYGPQVITAARALTSHPQSKIAKENLEVFVDMWQWLSTDVTTITKEVIDLAQTSTKADKTTEYLSLPRPGKHGTTSKPLKPTRLDSEEQEKIAKTGLEMKMVTNEMDAETDKWNGASEENNDIVKRAKNMSAMAFSMYQFTKGEGTLRTTQDLFTQAEYFAEEANRLYKVVRQFSYQVPAGPPKKELLEHLDKVPTYVQTLQFTVKDPTVGKAATFVKVDHVIQETKNLMNVISKVVSTCFVCADRYKLDFSGLAGRAAAGGSRDDDGASGLQGDSKGSTTSTEASM
- the LOC125770310 gene encoding alpha-catulin isoform X2, which codes for MNDKSYFERSASVSASDDIGRRIAAAAGGGSSGTTLDRAKASASSGGLGVASKIGESRRKSASFDVDRNRGPEPMASATTSGAAGGGSSRGGGTGASGSDTGIRRRSSSNSSVHRRSQSKISTLVQHRSEQQHHTSEQKMRAIGRVGQAVNLAVERFVTVGETIADDNPEIKQDMYDACKEARAAGSSIERLCDIAATDPTVGYSPRPNPIDDRGPMIRAARTLLSSVTRVLLLADIVVVKQLLLAKDRVARTLGRLESVANFTEFVKAFSVFGAEMVELAHVTGNRQNDLKDERRRAQMSSARQVLERSTMMLLTSSKTCLRHPECAHSKENRDTVFCQMRRAMDLIHYVVKDGILESASDRNALRQVPEWDSERATAFTCLRHFSRLIEISRPSYDRNAGPGVPGGVASNVAPPSVKDRTPTMGPPLLSKECISPTQVRDKETGIAEHRRERDLMRRNSERDRERERERERDRDRDRNSIGHSREYSTREREFPKYDNKADLGISIFSTDTREQLLAALDKVCEKTQDFTDSAYTSHEHRENILLLCDRAKLELNQLMRIAVSMEQYPNSSFDIDGAIESVLAAAQDLTTQLTLTAQDQSAELSHIIKSGIDIANSLRNIALNQELDRLQECADRFHEHIDHVLEVCKLLRQIALTETLQVQAKFTEINVRIYGPQVITAARALTSHPQSKIAKENLEVFVDMWQWLSTDVTTITKEVIDLAQTSTKADKTTEYLSLPRPGKHGTTSKPLKPTRLDSEEQEKIAKTGLEMKMVTNEMDAETDKWNGASEENNDIVKRAKNMSAMAFSMYQFTKGEGTLRTTQDLFTQAEYFAEEANRLYKVVRQFSYQVPAGPPKKELLEHLDKVPTYVQTLQFTVKDPTVGKAATFVKVDHVIQETKNLMNVISKVVSTCFVCADRIFELTGVPFDNRLINVPTVSSVSIEPSTTSTKSAKDKYKLDFSGLAGRAAAGGSRDDDGASGLQGDSKGSTTSTEASM